TGTCCAATCTTTGTCTTTTCTCTCCTTAAGTGCAAACAAATGGTGAGCAATCAGCGAAGCCAGTACTTTGCTCCAGTGCTGATTCTTTGCAAGCTTAGAACCTTAGAGCAAAGAATTCCGCTAGGTGGTGCATCATAGCCTAGTCGAAAGTTGCCCTCATTCAGCACGTACATCCAAACATCGGCCAGTAAAAGCATGGACAGTGAACCGCAATTTGAACATTGGCTGCTATTGCTCTCTGCTTCACCCAGGTGCCTTTTGGCCAATTGCAACATTGCAAATTCTAAACCATCTGGAGACTGGTTCGCCGAGGAGAGCAGAAGGGAAATTAATCTGGAACTTTTCAGGCTGGAGTGAATCAGTAACAAGCCAGGCAGTGAGATTACTGGACTATTCGGGCAACAGTTGGTGACATTCTTCAAACAACAAAAATGCGGTGTGAAATAAATTCTTCAATAAACATGCAAATTGGCAAAACAGAAGGTTGAACCGAATCACTGCTTTGTGCAAAAAGTCTTGTATGTTCTTGGACAATATTTACGGAAGAAGTATTCCAATAGTACGTCACTCCCTTCATTCATTTTATCCTGGTTCCCAGAGCTTAGAAAATTCCAGATATGTACTCCATACGTATTTGAGAAAGTGTCTCTGATGTCCTCCATTGTCCAATGTTCAAAGTATTTTTCCCACTCGTTGTATCGAATTGGATAGAAATAATTTTCCGGCAAGTAAGAAATGCCATTGCACTTTACACCAACAAGTTCATCAAGATCATCCGTGTTACACCAGTGTCGCAATACACGGCTCATTAACAAAGGACCTTGGTGACCCCAGATTTCACCTTGATAATTGTTGACATAGTCTATCATGCAGTCCTGTGTGAAACTGTGGTACTGGCTAAATCCCAGAGCTGCGCCATTGGCTAAGTTTTCCTGCTGGGCACAGATGAAATTTGTGAAAGTCAACGGCTTCAAGGAAATGATGTCCGTGTCTAGGTAAATGCCACCGTATTTCCACAGGAGGGCTATTCTGCAGGCATCTGAGAGCACGTGAATCCAGTATTGTTCCAAATTTGGGTCTACCTGCATTACACAGAGTTAAAGGTGATCATTGGGGTATGTACCTCTCTTCCGTTGCCCAACACATTTTCTCCTTTAACCCTTGCATTCTTTAAAACCATCGCAGAGAAGTCTGAGTAAACTTTCCACAAGCAGACAATTTACAGAGTAACAATACTGCTGAATCACTGGCTACTTCTCCCCGTGGCTGTTTTTAAACTAATATTTAAATACAAATATTCACCTGCCCTCGAGATCCTCCTACTGACTTACCTCAAGTTTTCTGCCAATCTCACTCCCTCACCAGTCCATACAAGATTTGTCACGGCAATCTGAATGAACTGACTCTGCATGTTTCTCTCTCATGCTACAGAAAAGGCCACAGAGTCTGCTCAATACCTGCGATGAGCTCCCCTTAATCAATGCGGAGCTTCCCATTTAGGATCATGGTTTCCTGCATTATTGCCTCAGGAacagggggtgagattctccgaccttcCATGCCGGAATCGCGCCCTGTgctggggcggagaatagccgttcacgccggaaatccggcgcgacggcACTTCCGCGATTCTCCTCGGACTCGCCAGTCACGCGtgtgcggtcgacgcggcgctggttgggggccgttggaagatgcctccgcggcgattctctgtggtcgaccggccgagttcccatcggcgtggttcacatctggtaccacccgcagGGAGCGGTGGCGGTCCGGGTGGGGGGTGGCGGTAATCTGACTCCGAGGGGGGGGGGCTCAGCGGTGGCCAGGTCCGCGATCGGGGGACCACCCGCGCCGAAGTGGGCCGccacgcgcatgcacagacccgcttgCGGCCGCCCTGCGCATTCGCTGCcacgcggtctggacagcagggccttgccggcagccagagctgcgggacgcacgccggggctctgctagccccctggaaaacaggaAATCACCCCGAACTTTTGAGGAAATAGTCCAGAgtaattctcgcccgttttccggcgggtgtggggacttagtccccaaaagggggaATCCTGCTCAAGATCTTCCACAAAAAGCAAGGGAAATACAattggccaattactgccctatcagcatactctcaatcatcagcaaagggaTGGAAGCAatgtatcaagtggcacttactcaccaATAATCTACTCCAGCCAAATCTTGCCTCCAACCTCTCTTTCTGTGCATGCCTGCTTGTCACCCTGCTCAGTCTCTTGACCCCTTAAGATTGATGCAAGGCCATGGGTATGTTGCTTGTGTACAACATATTCATCCATTATGTTGCATGTTTATAATTACAGGGCGGGTGAACACTCATGCAGCATGGAGAGAACTTGCTCCAGTCTTTGTTACAGCGAATTGACCCAAatgtggacagaagagctgaattctGGAcattaaggtgagagtgactgcacttgactTCAAGGCAGCTTTTGAAAGTGGCATTGAGGAAtccgagcaaaattgaagtcaatgggaatcagagcgaaaactcttcactggttggagtcttacctagcacaaaggaagttggttgtggttgTTAGAAACCAATCATCTCAGACGCtgaacatcgctgcaggagttcctcagggcagtgcacAATGCCCAATCATTTTCTGTTGCTtcttcaatgaccttcccttcatcataaggtcaggagtgagGATATTCACTGGCGATTGTATAATATTTAGTACTCAGCAGTCGGTGTCAGCATtcaacttcattatctgaggagctgtgaataatattaaacactgtgcaatcatcagcaaacatcttcaGCCAACTTCACATCTGACCCTATGATAAAGAGAAGAACGTAcgaaataggaacaagagtagaccaCAAGGCCCATCAaacctattccaccattcaatgcCATCATGGCTGATGCCTGGCTTCAACTCCAGTTCCTCGTCCattctccatatcctttgattctctTAGGgaccaaaaatctatctatcccaatcttgaatgtattcaatgatggagtaTCCAGAATTCTCTGGGGGCAAGAATTTCAAAGAATCATGACCCTTTGAGTGAATTAActtctcatctcaatcctaaatgattaGCCCCTTACCCTGAGACCATGTCCCTGTGTTTTCAAATCTCTGTCCAGCGGACTCAGCCTCTAAGAATataacatagaatctctacagtgcagaaggaggccattcggcccatcgagccagcactgaccctccaaaagagcatcctacctaggcccaatcccccaccctatccccacctaatggcctataaggggcaacttagcatggccaatccacctaacctgcacatctttagactgtgggaggaaaccagagcacccagaggaaacccacgcagacacaggaagaatgtgcaaactccacagtcacccaaggatggaattgaactcgggtccctggcgctgtgaggcagcagtgcgaaccattgtcccaccatgccgccctatataTTTGCACAAAGCTGggcggcaggtcagaagattggacagaatataaagaatgacagagattaataaggagggaaataTTAGAATATGAGGGAAATATAGCTGGAATTAAAAAGACGAATAGTAAGAGTTCACaaatatttaaataagaaaagagtgcacaaagtgagcattggtctgaTTGAAAGTATATCTGGGGAATGGATAATGGAAAGCTGGGCTATGGCGAATACATTAAACACgtattttgcatcggtcttcactatAGAAGATACAAGTTACATCTCAGAAATAAGTGtgaaccaggaaatggaagggagggaggaacttaggaaaattacaatcaccagggaaatggTACGCAGCAAATTGTTGGGTCTGCGGGCTGACAAATCCCTGGTCCGGATGGACTACACTCTGAGATCTCGAAATAAGTGATTAATGAGATAGTTCATGCAGTGgttttaatttggaaaaaaaagtaGTGGGTGctctaactttatttaaaaaaaacgaaATATGTCCTTTCTCAAATGTGAGgataaaaactgcacacagtattccagatgtggtctcgccaaaaccctgtacaactgtagcaggaCTTCTTTATTTGTGTACTCCAATCACTTTGCGGGAGAAACTAGAACTGGaggtcgctgtttaaaaataaggggtctctcatttaagacaggaattaggagaatttgtttctctcagaaGGCCGTGAGACTCACAAactaggccaacatgccatttgtcttccCAATTGCTTACTAcatctgcatgctaactttctctgTTCCTCTTACAAGCACAcgcaagtctctttgaacatcaacacgtACACGATTGTCACCTTTCAAAAGGTATTTGCTTTTTTACTCTtccaaccaaagtgaataacttcacacgtcCCTATATTATACTTCATCTGATGCCTTGTTGCCCAGTCaaataacctgtctatatctctttgcaccttctctgtgtcctccccacacagcttggtcattgatgaagcagctgaagatgtttggtgcTTGGGCATTGGCCTGATGAACTCCTGCACTGACGTCCTGAGATATTTGGCTTCCAAAAACCAAAAGCATCTTCTTTGtgcgaggtatgactccaaccagtggagactttTTCACCTGATTCACATTCATTTCAATTtcactggggctccttgatgccacattcagccAAATGCAACCTTGTTGTCATTCTCCCCTGACCTCCAGAATTCAGCTTTTGTGGTCCATGTTTGGATGAAGGCTGTCATGAAATATGGAGCCATGTCACCCTGGTGGtactcaaactgagcatccgtgagcagttaTTGCTAATGAAAGTCTGCTTGACAGCACTgactcttccatcactttactgatgattgagattgGACTGATGGGAAAGTTATTGGCTGGTttagatttgtcctgttttatGCGGGCAGGACAtagctgagcaattttccacattgagggcagcacggtagcacaagtggatagcactgtggcttcacagcgccagggtcccaggtttaattccccgctgggtcactgtctgtgcggagtctgcatgttttccccgtgtccgcgtgggtttcctccgggtgctccggtttcctcccacaatccaaagacgtgcaggttagtggattggccatgctaaattggtcgtCGTGACcaggaaggttaggaggggttattgggttgcagggatagggtgggagtgggggtttaagtgggtcggtgcagactcgatgggccaaatggcctccttctgcactgtatgttctatgttctatgttaactaggTTAGCTTGGCGAAGGACGTGGTTGGTTCTGGAGAACTAAGTTTTCTCTatgcctgagtatttccccagagctGCTCCTAGTCCATCAGTCTAACTTCACTAGGCTCACAGCAGAAACCCTGTTTAAGCCTTGATTTCCAGCTCTTCTTACACAAGTGGAGTAAAACGGCACACACTCATAACACATAACGCACATGGTATAACACTGCTGCCTTTATAAAACTATATCCACTTTGCACGAATAACACTGATAACATAGATGCATTCAAGAAGAAGTTAGGAAGTACATGGATAATAAAGGGTGAGATTAACTAAATAGCATGTTAAGAGGTTCATGTGGAACATAAAACACCAGCATAGACCAAGTGGGCTGAATGGTTAGTTCCTATGCTATAAATTCTAGTGCTGTTCAATGTTGTTCTATGGGTAATGTCAAGCGGCATCAAATTTTTATATAATATATGGTGTAATACTGCTGTCTTTATGTATCCATCTCACCATAAATAatttactgtgtgcaattttggtcgccacattacaggaaggatgtgattgcactggagggggtgtcgAGGCGATTCACTAGGATTTTGCCTGGAATGAAACATTTAAGTtaggaagagaggttggatagacttgggttgttttctctggagcagagaagacagatcgaggtgtacaagattatgaggggcatggacaaggtggggtAGGGAACACCTgctctccttagttgaagggtcaattacgaggggacacaagttcaaggtgaggggcaagaggtttaggggggatttgtggGTGTGCGGGAGGGGGTGCTGAGGAGCCTCCCATATTGTGTTGGAGCTGAGCGATGGGGGATTGGGGCTTGTTCCAGTGGCCTCTGGCTACAATGGGGCATTCCGGCATGGCCCCCCACAGGCCCCGTGCCTTGGTAATGCCAAGAtagtacctgggcaccttggcagtgccagcctggaacccaAGAAGTGGCCCTGGCACCGCCAACAGGGCACACTGACAGtgattgccaggttggcactgccagagtgcccagctggcactgccaggctgccagatGGAGTGCCAGGGTTCTACTCTGCCCTGTTCCGGACCACCCAGTTGACTTCAATGGCCTCTGAGACCCCCCAAGTGGCCATTATGTCTGGTCCACGCTTGTGGAAACCAGTAATAATCAGCGCCCGGTTGAGGTCTTGCCTATGCGGCTGGTGACTTCCGGACGCCGGGTGAATGGGCATCGGGATATTTAAGTGAGCCGTTAAATGTTATTATCTGGATCATGCCGAGTGagtgttctcgatggtgggggagtACAGAACTAGGGGTCTTAGTTTGAGGTTAAGGGGTAAAAGATTAGGACTGAGGTCAGGAGaaagttcttcatccagagagtggtgaatgtgtggaatccactcccacagaaagtagttgaggccaaaacgttgtgtaatttcaaggagttagatatagctcttgggctaaagggataaaggaatatgggggggaaggcgggatcagggtattgaacttgatgatcagccatgatcataatgaatggcggagcaggcatgaaTGGCCAAATCgtgtcctcctgcttctattttctatgtatgttctatgtagattGTGTCGGGCATAGCACGTCGGGTGACTCGCGATTGGCTTGGTGTCTGCGCGAAACTCGATTTGGGCCTCTCCGAGGATTCACCTCTTGTGCCCGGCAAGAAGTTTGATGTCAATTGATGGAGATCGAAGAATACCTTGgatcatagaattttatcatagaatttacagtgcagaaggaggccattcggcccatcgagtctgcaccggctcttggaaagagcaccctacccaaggtcaacgcctccaccctagccccataacccaataaccccacccaacactaagggcaattttggacactaagggcaatttagaatggccaatccacctaacctgcacatctttggactgtgggaggaaaccggagcacccggaggaaacccccgcacacacggggaggatgtgcagactccgcacagacagtgacccaagccggaatcgaacctgggaccctggagctgtgaagcaattttgctatccactaACTTGCTGGCATAAATTGTAGAGATCTAAAGGAGATTATGAAACATATTTTTTGTTTTGAAAAATTGCTCAGGGTCCTGGAGAAATCATTGAGTGCTGATGAGGTTTCATTGTTCTGGTACAAGCTAAATGATTATTTATATTTAAAGAGTGCAACAGATCAGACTGTTTTAACTGGAGTTGCTATCCATTGGCGTCCCTAAGGTTTATGACATTTATTAACGTTGTAGACTAGAGGACCGCTTAGATAGGGCATTAAAACCAACTTCTGGAAgtctgaaattaaaaacagaaaagagTTCTCCACATATGTggtgagagaaacagggttaacgggCTGGATTTAATGGGAGTGGCAGTGCAGGGCAGGTTTCCCAGGCTCCggtgtaaatagaacatagaacatagaacatacagtgcagaaggaggccattcggcccatcgagtctgcaccgacccacttaagccctcacttccaccttatccccataacccaataatccctcctaacctttttggacattaagggcaatttagcatggccaatccacctaacctgcacgtctttggactgtgggaggaaaccggagcacccggaggaaacccacgcagacacggggagaacgtgcagactccacacagacagtgacccagcgaggaattgaacctgggaccctggcgctgtgaagccacaatgctatccactgtgctaccgtgctgccctgatgtcgATGTTGGCACTGCCTCTACTTAGCCCGCCTGCCTGTCCCACAAATAGGACGTGATTTGGCTTGGGGCAGATCTTCCACCCCCATCTGCGGAGGAAGTCCTTCCTCAAGAGCCACTACTTATTCAAATGGTTGGCAGCTCTTTGCTTCCAGCAGTGCAAAGGGTTTCTGAGCGATACCTGGGGTCCGTAAGGTAACAACACCCTGTAGAGGCCACCAGCTTTCTCGCCATTAATTGGTCACTTATGATGGTCAGGCCTCCCAATGCCAACTTCACCACTAGCATAGTGTAATATAATATCACTGtactggtgatccagaggccctTACTAATTTCCTGGGGATCCAGGATCAATTcccaaggcagctggtggaatataAACTCAATGAATTACCAGAAAAATATAAATTCATTAAAAACACACTG
This window of the Scyliorhinus torazame isolate Kashiwa2021f chromosome 14, sScyTor2.1, whole genome shotgun sequence genome carries:
- the LOC140390045 gene encoding lactosylceramide 4-alpha-galactosyltransferase-like; this translates as MKNQKRLYQVTLLLFAGVILYRQLKFIICFQQLKNKSDADYLSPNTTPGLMFLDSTSKVEPSALAFCSVESAARANPEKPIYYFMTGFSGNLSDYPDQSLTFQTLLSMKNIILLPLNLRTLFENTPLNVWYQKVDPNLEQYWIHVLSDACRIALLWKYGGIYLDTDIISLKPLTFTNFICAQQENLANGAALGFSQYHSFTQDCMIDYVNNYQGEIWGHQGPLLMSRVLRHWCNTDDLDELVGVKCNGISYLPENYFYPIRYNEWEKYFEHWTMEDIRDTFSNTYGVHIWNFLSSGNQDKMNEGSDVLLEYFFRKYCPRTYKTFCTKQ